The DNA sequence CAGGTCCCTCCGATGGTTATCTCATAGTCGAAGCGTTTGGAAAATTGTAAGGCAGTTTCCGTATCTTCCAGAATACATTCGCCGCCGATTTCAGATTTGATGAAGCGAAGCACATTGATAAGAAGGTCCTTCTCGTTGAGTATCGGCCTCCTTTCCTCCTTGAGATCCTTTTCATGCACATCATATTCTCTGATGCACTGCTCTAATGCCTCTGGATTCCAGGCCAATTCAAAATCGGTATTATTACCTAAACCAAGTCCAATCTTGTGCTGCTGCAATTGTCTACCTCCGGTGTTACGCTATCGTTAATAGGCTAATCGTACGTCGATCTGTTTTTGATGAAAGGTTTCCAGATCACGTTTACGGATCTTAGCATCGGTAATGACCGCATCGATGTCGTTGAGATCACTAAACTGGTACAAGGCATATTTCCCGATCTTTGAGCTGTCGACGACAATATAGACCTCATTGGCATTTAGTATCATTTGTTTCTTGATCTCGCCCTCCTGAGGATTTGCCGAAAAACAACCCTGATCAGGCATGATGCTTGTCGTACTGATGATGGCTTTATCAAGCCTGAAATTCTTGATCATATTGACGGCGATCGGACCGACGGTATTCTGGGTCTGATACATAAGCTCACCACCGATGATGATGGCCTGGTTTTCTCCAATCCCATTCATGATGATTTCACCGATATGTTGCGAGTTTGTGACCACCATGAGGTTGTGCCGTGTTTTTGCCAGTTCTTCGGCAATAGCGGTATTGGTACTTCCTCCATCGATCATTAAACTGTCGTGATCATTGACGATCGAGACAACATAGCGTGCAATCCGCTTTTTTTCTTCGGGATGCTCTTTTGCCCGATGTTCTATTGTGGTGGTTTGCCAAAAGATGGGCTCTTCTCTGTAGATGGCCCCGCCGTGAGTTCTGTAGAGCTTTTCTTTTGATTCAAGGTATTTTAAATCCCGTCGTATGGTGGCGTCCGTTACATTGAGAAGTTTTGCCAATGCAGATACTTCGATGCTGGTTTCCTGCATCAGGATTTCCATGATTCGCTCATGACGTTCTTCAGCAAAATTTTTGGAATCTTGCACCGTTATCTCCTTGCGCACTATGGTTAAACTGCGAATAAGTGACTCGAATGGTCTTAAGGTTTCACGTATTATAGCAGCATATTTCGAGAAACTTTCAACTAAAAGATAAAGATCCTGATGAAAAGAGTATATGAGGCGTTGTCTGATAAGTCAATATAAAAAAACACATAACGAAAATAATCTGTTTATATGTGTTCGTTTTTTCTTGACAACTCAAGGTGATAGGGTATAATTGTCACCAACACTTGCTCTATGGGAGTGAAAAACGGTTTTGAGGAGAAGGAAATGAAAAAAATTCTACTTACGACATTTTTGTTTCTGCTTACTTTTTCTTTTGTGTTCGCAAACGGAGCACAGGAAAAAAGTGGGGCCGGCGATCAGGAGATCGTTCTGGAATTTATGCAGTGGTGGGAACCTGAAATGCTTCCGGGCGCAATGGAGAAGATTTGCAGTGATTATGAAGCATCCCATCCCGGAATCAAGATAAAAAGAATTTCCAAGCCCTATGCCGAGGTTCAAAGTCAGGTAACAATCGGTGCTGCTGCAGGGACTTTGAGTGACGTTTTGGGTTGT is a window from the Sediminispirochaeta bajacaliforniensis DSM 16054 genome containing:
- a CDS encoding DeoR/GlpR family DNA-binding transcription regulator; amino-acid sequence: MQDSKNFAEERHERIMEILMQETSIEVSALAKLLNVTDATIRRDLKYLESKEKLYRTHGGAIYREEPIFWQTTTIEHRAKEHPEEKKRIARYVVSIVNDHDSLMIDGGSTNTAIAEELAKTRHNLMVVTNSQHIGEIIMNGIGENQAIIIGGELMYQTQNTVGPIAVNMIKNFRLDKAIISTTSIMPDQGCFSANPQEGEIKKQMILNANEVYIVVDSSKIGKYALYQFSDLNDIDAVITDAKIRKRDLETFHQKQIDVRLAY